A genomic stretch from Erysipelothrix sp. HDW6C includes:
- a CDS encoding GNAT family N-acetyltransferase — protein sequence MMNEFGQRIGASVPRWKRRNLPGEKTLNGRYCRLERINLEKHGDGLFNVYGPQSPLENWTYMPIDSFEDRDAFNAYFSGLEQRLASAIYAIISSETNEVIGSISLMRIDPDNGTIEVGYVVYSDALKRTRMATEVQWLLGNYVFNELGYRRFEWKCDVLNQPSYNAALRYGFVFEGIFRNALIYKGRTRDTAWFSIINDEWEALQKRYEVWLDPSNFDSQGQQIKRLSDC from the coding sequence ATGATGAATGAATTTGGACAAAGAATCGGTGCAAGTGTTCCAAGATGGAAAAGACGAAATCTGCCAGGAGAAAAAACACTTAACGGGCGCTATTGCCGCTTGGAGCGGATCAATTTAGAAAAACATGGTGATGGATTGTTTAACGTGTATGGACCGCAGTCACCACTGGAGAATTGGACATACATGCCAATTGATTCCTTTGAAGATAGAGACGCATTCAATGCATATTTTTCAGGACTTGAGCAACGATTGGCATCTGCAATTTATGCAATTATAAGTTCTGAGACCAACGAAGTCATAGGAAGTATCTCCCTTATGCGAATTGATCCTGATAACGGTACGATTGAGGTAGGCTATGTTGTTTATTCGGATGCTTTGAAGCGTACGAGAATGGCAACAGAAGTTCAATGGCTCTTGGGTAACTATGTGTTCAATGAACTTGGTTATCGTCGCTTCGAGTGGAAGTGTGATGTTTTAAACCAACCATCATATAATGCTGCATTACGTTATGGATTTGTATTTGAAGGAATCTTTCGTAATGCACTTATTTACAAGGGTAGAACGCGTGATACAGCGTGGTTCTCAATTATTAACGATGAATGGGAAGCATTACAAAAACGCTATGAGGTGTGGCTTGATCCAAGCAACTTTGATAGCCAGGGACAACAAATTAAAAGATTATCAGACTGCTAG
- a CDS encoding Gfo/Idh/MocA family protein, translated as MQKIGVMGLGGIAIKAYLPVMLQMQEQVEWHMFTRNEDKLATLKAKYGLNHTFHNFDTFIESGITAVFIHTPTDTHAQLIRKFLNKGIHVYVDKPVSEDINEVIELHDLAAQKGLILMTGFNRRVSPINTRLKAVPNKSVITVQKTRENALQDTTFALYDMMIHVVDLALFLLDAPVINTHYRVVEIEGALQHASIQFETEYSTATAMINMKSGGRSETVEVMSASGFYRSEEMDRLIINNSEGCSVERFGDWTPTLDKRGFTQIITTFVQAAKRKEASLNFTSESSIKSHQYIANLIKHI; from the coding sequence ATGCAAAAAATAGGTGTAATGGGTTTAGGTGGAATTGCCATTAAAGCATACCTCCCAGTAATGTTACAGATGCAAGAACAAGTTGAGTGGCACATGTTTACTCGGAATGAAGATAAGTTGGCAACACTCAAAGCAAAATATGGTCTCAATCATACTTTTCACAATTTTGATACTTTTATAGAATCCGGAATTACAGCAGTGTTTATTCATACACCAACGGATACGCATGCACAATTAATTCGAAAGTTTTTAAATAAAGGAATCCATGTTTATGTTGACAAACCCGTTAGTGAGGACATTAATGAAGTAATCGAGCTTCATGATTTAGCGGCTCAGAAAGGGTTGATTCTTATGACAGGTTTTAATCGTCGTGTGAGTCCAATTAATACACGACTTAAAGCTGTCCCTAACAAATCTGTAATCACTGTTCAAAAGACACGTGAGAATGCTTTACAGGATACAACATTTGCTTTATATGACATGATGATTCATGTTGTCGATTTGGCGCTTTTCTTATTGGATGCACCGGTTATTAATACGCACTACCGCGTTGTTGAGATTGAAGGCGCGCTTCAACATGCCTCCATTCAATTTGAAACTGAGTACAGTACAGCGACTGCAATGATAAATATGAAATCTGGCGGCAGAAGTGAAACAGTTGAGGTTATGAGTGCAAGTGGATTCTATCGCAGCGAAGAGATGGATCGACTCATCATTAACAATAGCGAAGGCTGCAGTGTTGAACGCTTTGGAGATTGGACCCCTACCTTAGATAAGCGCGGGTTTACACAAATCATCACAACATTTGTTCAAGCTGCAAAGCGCAAAGAAGCCTCACTGAACTTTACCAGCGAATCTTCGATTAAATCACATCAATACATTGCAAATCTTATTAAGCATATTTAG
- a CDS encoding biotin transporter BioY: MTIKDLTLSALFACFIAIGALITIPIPVIPFTLQVFALSLTAVLLTRKQAFFAVITYILMGLLGLPIFSGGRGGLEIVASPTFGFILGFIPMVLVINTLFHKISKPIAFLCGSLVLYAIALPILYFNLKFNAGVTLPLSKLVVSYWLMFLPTDFISMGLSYLVAKRMPKRF; encoded by the coding sequence ATGACAATCAAAGATCTAACGCTTTCAGCACTGTTTGCATGTTTCATTGCTATCGGTGCATTAATTACCATTCCAATTCCAGTTATTCCATTCACACTCCAAGTATTTGCTTTGAGTCTAACAGCAGTCTTACTCACTCGAAAGCAAGCCTTCTTTGCGGTAATCACCTATATTCTCATGGGCTTACTTGGGCTCCCAATATTCTCAGGAGGACGCGGTGGGCTTGAAATTGTTGCATCACCCACATTTGGTTTCATCCTTGGATTCATTCCCATGGTTCTTGTGATCAACACGCTTTTTCATAAAATATCAAAGCCAATCGCATTTCTTTGTGGAAGTCTTGTTCTGTATGCAATTGCACTACCCATACTTTATTTCAATCTTAAATTTAATGCAGGAGTGACACTGCCACTTTCGAAACTTGTCGTATCATACTGGCTCATGTTTCTTCCCACTGATTTTATTTCGATGGGGTTAAGTTACCTTGTTGCCAAACGCATGCCGAAACGATTTTAA
- a CDS encoding HAD-IA family hydrolase, translating into MKKTVIWDLDGTLLDSYPLIVASIHTMTQTFNTEYSPEFIHDAIIKDSVRSFIEFFSHEHGVDTAAIRKIMFEYSKENEHTIGLIDGAIHVLKTLNDRGYEHYVYTHNGLAAFDSLKRNGILDLFIEVVTSDNKFQRKPHPEALDYLIDKYDLDRNHSYYVGDRILDVECAKNAEIIAVYFTSMENAHKRADITVSRLVDILDYLN; encoded by the coding sequence ATGAAAAAAACAGTAATATGGGACTTGGACGGCACACTGCTCGACTCCTACCCACTCATTGTCGCGAGTATCCATACGATGACCCAAACCTTCAATACCGAATACTCACCCGAATTCATCCACGATGCCATCATCAAGGATTCAGTTCGCAGCTTTATTGAATTCTTTTCCCACGAGCATGGCGTAGATACTGCAGCCATTCGTAAGATTATGTTTGAGTACAGTAAAGAGAACGAGCACACAATCGGTCTCATTGACGGTGCAATTCATGTCCTCAAAACTTTGAACGATCGTGGCTATGAACATTATGTCTACACCCATAATGGTTTGGCTGCATTTGATAGCTTGAAGCGTAATGGGATTCTTGATTTATTTATCGAAGTTGTCACCAGTGATAATAAATTTCAAAGAAAACCACATCCCGAAGCACTTGATTACCTTATTGATAAATATGACCTCGACCGTAATCACAGCTATTATGTTGGTGATCGCATTCTTGATGTTGAATGTGCAAAAAATGCAGAAATTATTGCTGTATATTTTACATCAATGGAAAACGCTCATAAACGTGCCGATATAACCGTTTCTCGATTGGTTGATATTCTAGATTATTTAAATTAA
- a CDS encoding CitMHS family transporter: protein MSLALTILAWGMIAVFLVLIMKKKLSPFTALIIVPLVFALIGSFMGLYTDQIIELKEIANPTFMDQIWILGDFVLAGIKKTSTTGIMLLFAIFYFAIMLDAGMFDPITRVMIKFANGDPLKVLVATAVVAASVSLNGDGTTTTLITCTAFIPLYKKLGMKMMNLGVIVILMNTIMNLLPWGGPTARVISVLPELNGMDSQIMQALMPGMILATLYMLGVSVYLGLKERKRIGIKVLSEKELLELTSTTDEKELANKRPKLFVPNLILTITLIAMLMIEGTFPSVFLFLVGTVIALLMNYPKLKDQKARLHENSGDAVAVVILVLGAGVFTGLFTSTGMSDALAHSLTQIIPTSFGKFWGLVVAFLSAPGTFFLSNDAFYYGVLPVLTDAGATYGWTQMELGIASLLGQAFHLLSPLVAFIYLLLQMTELEMGEWQKESAKWAIGIFVIFVVVAGVTGAVPFFK from the coding sequence ATGTCACTTGCTTTGACAATCTTAGCATGGGGAATGATCGCCGTATTCTTGGTCTTGATAATGAAGAAAAAATTATCACCATTTACAGCGTTGATTATTGTTCCATTGGTATTTGCTCTTATCGGGTCGTTTATGGGACTCTATACAGATCAAATCATTGAATTAAAAGAAATAGCCAATCCAACATTTATGGATCAAATTTGGATTTTGGGGGATTTTGTTCTCGCAGGGATTAAGAAGACTTCAACAACAGGAATTATGTTGCTCTTCGCAATCTTCTACTTTGCAATTATGCTTGATGCAGGAATGTTTGACCCAATCACACGTGTCATGATTAAATTCGCGAACGGTGATCCATTAAAAGTTTTAGTTGCTACAGCAGTTGTTGCAGCTTCGGTTTCATTAAATGGTGATGGAACAACGACAACATTAATTACATGTACTGCCTTTATACCTCTGTATAAAAAGCTTGGCATGAAGATGATGAACTTGGGTGTTATTGTTATCTTGATGAATACAATTATGAACTTACTACCATGGGGTGGTCCTACAGCACGTGTTATCTCAGTATTACCTGAGTTAAACGGTATGGATTCACAAATCATGCAAGCTTTAATGCCTGGAATGATTCTTGCGACATTATACATGTTGGGAGTATCGGTATACTTAGGTCTTAAAGAACGTAAACGTATTGGTATTAAAGTCTTAAGTGAAAAAGAATTGCTTGAACTTACATCAACAACGGATGAAAAAGAATTGGCAAACAAACGTCCAAAACTCTTTGTTCCTAACTTGATTTTAACAATTACTTTAATTGCAATGTTGATGATTGAAGGAACATTCCCTTCAGTATTCTTGTTCTTAGTTGGAACTGTTATCGCATTGTTAATGAACTATCCAAAACTTAAAGACCAAAAAGCTCGCTTGCATGAAAACTCAGGTGATGCGGTCGCTGTTGTTATCTTGGTTCTTGGAGCTGGGGTATTTACAGGACTCTTTACAAGTACAGGTATGTCTGATGCATTAGCACACAGTCTAACGCAAATCATCCCAACAAGCTTCGGAAAATTCTGGGGACTTGTGGTTGCATTCTTATCAGCACCAGGTACATTCTTCTTATCAAACGACGCATTCTACTATGGTGTACTTCCAGTCTTAACAGACGCAGGTGCTACATACGGATGGACACAAATGGAATTAGGTATCGCTTCCCTTCTTGGACAAGCATTCCACTTACTCAGTCCACTTGTTGCCTTCATTTACTTACTCTTACAAATGACAGAGTTGGAAATGGGTGAATGGCAAAAAGAATCTGCGAAGTGGGCAATTGGTATCTTCGTGATATTCGTTGTTGTTGCCGGTGTCACTGGCGCAGTTCCATTCTTTAAATAA
- a CDS encoding ABC transporter permease, whose translation MVVNIKLYAKFLAMHLKVQLQNRMSFVLMTLGQAVMAFTGIAAVLILMNNNTEILGFSRAEVLVCGSVVMMAFSLAECFGRGFDIFPRLLGNGQFDRMLVRPCNILFQVFASTVDITRFGRVAVSLVVLIFAIQSVTITSYLLLLSMIASGMIVFICLFIIYGALSFFTTESLEFMNILTDGGREFGKVPFSFYGQHVLRFLTYVVPLACFQYYPSLFLLGKTTTIGYALYPLLSLIFMIPTYFIWIMGRRHYRSTGS comes from the coding sequence ATGGTGGTTAATATCAAACTCTATGCGAAGTTTCTTGCGATGCATCTAAAAGTACAGCTGCAAAATCGTATGTCGTTTGTGCTGATGACTTTAGGGCAAGCAGTCATGGCGTTTACAGGAATTGCTGCGGTGCTCATACTAATGAATAATAATACGGAAATATTGGGCTTCAGTCGTGCGGAAGTTCTTGTCTGTGGATCGGTTGTGATGATGGCATTCTCTTTAGCAGAATGCTTCGGCCGTGGTTTTGATATATTCCCAAGATTGCTTGGGAACGGTCAATTTGACCGCATGTTGGTGCGGCCATGTAACATACTATTTCAAGTCTTTGCCAGTACCGTAGATATAACACGTTTTGGAAGAGTAGCTGTATCACTCGTTGTACTCATTTTTGCAATACAATCGGTTACCATAACAAGCTATTTATTATTGTTGAGTATGATTGCATCAGGAATGATTGTGTTTATATGCCTTTTCATCATTTATGGGGCATTGAGCTTCTTTACAACAGAATCATTGGAGTTCATGAACATTCTAACTGATGGTGGTCGTGAATTTGGTAAGGTGCCGTTCTCGTTTTACGGTCAACATGTCTTAAGATTTTTGACCTACGTCGTACCATTGGCATGTTTTCAGTATTATCCGTCATTGTTCTTGCTTGGTAAAACAACGACAATAGGGTATGCATTGTATCCTTTATTGAGTTTAATCTTTATGATACCAACATACTTTATTTGGATAATGGGTCGACGTCACTACCGTTCAACTGGTTCGTAA
- a CDS encoding RidA family protein: MNKITRKTPLTVNAPVGKYAHITKIPAGLDWYAFSGQIGVDADGNISEDFNTQVRQTFQNIHDVLEHEGLTPADIVKVNIWSVSEIDWDFFYATWDTFFNEDYPSMTIAYITALGLPEIKLEIDVWAAK, encoded by the coding sequence ATGAATAAAATAACACGTAAAACACCGCTGACGGTCAATGCACCTGTTGGCAAGTATGCACACATTACAAAAATACCTGCTGGTCTGGATTGGTATGCTTTCTCAGGACAAATTGGAGTTGATGCTGATGGGAATATCAGTGAAGATTTCAATACACAAGTTCGCCAAACATTTCAAAATATACACGATGTTCTTGAACATGAAGGACTTACACCTGCGGATATTGTGAAAGTTAACATCTGGTCGGTGTCTGAGATTGATTGGGATTTCTTTTACGCCACATGGGATACTTTCTTCAATGAAGACTACCCATCGATGACGATTGCATACATAACAGCACTTGGTTTGCCGGAAATAAAACTTGAGATTGATGTTTGGGCGGCAAAGTAA
- a CDS encoding ATP-binding cassette domain-containing protein has translation MIEVDKISKTFRIPMRKAGIKEAVRAFFVREYKEIKALDDVSFKIDEGEIVGYIGPNGAGKSSTIKIMSGILRPDAGKCSINGIDPSAKRREHAQQIGVVFGQRSQLWWDIPVIDSFELLRDMYQIPQADYRERLQALITLLKLGEIIQMPTRQLSLGQRMRCEIVASLLHNPKVLFLDEPTIGLDAESKLSVRSFIREINRRYNTTVVLTTHDMQDIESLATRIILIGRGRILFDGSVDALKQRYQVKKMIKVKFRSGTLNPSSLYEIISIDNGLASVRVLGSISCVLDALTKQLEVEDIEMQEESIDDIILNMYRTLQI, from the coding sequence ATGATAGAAGTAGACAAAATATCCAAAACATTCCGAATACCGATGCGAAAAGCGGGCATTAAAGAGGCAGTACGTGCCTTTTTTGTGCGTGAGTATAAAGAAATAAAGGCCCTCGATGATGTGTCGTTTAAAATAGATGAAGGTGAGATTGTGGGTTATATTGGACCCAATGGTGCGGGCAAGAGTAGTACGATTAAAATTATGTCAGGGATACTGCGTCCAGACGCAGGGAAATGCTCTATAAATGGGATAGACCCGTCTGCGAAGCGTCGCGAACATGCACAGCAGATTGGGGTTGTATTTGGTCAACGATCACAATTATGGTGGGATATTCCAGTCATTGATTCATTCGAACTGCTGAGAGATATGTATCAGATTCCTCAGGCAGATTATAGAGAACGATTGCAAGCACTAATCACCTTGTTGAAGTTGGGAGAAATCATACAGATGCCGACCCGACAATTGAGTTTAGGACAACGCATGCGATGTGAAATCGTTGCATCTTTGCTTCATAATCCCAAAGTACTCTTTCTTGATGAGCCGACAATTGGCTTGGATGCCGAATCCAAACTTTCAGTACGTTCTTTCATACGGGAAATTAACAGACGATACAATACGACGGTCGTACTGACGACCCATGACATGCAAGATATTGAATCACTTGCGACGCGAATCATCCTCATTGGTAGAGGGAGAATACTGTTTGATGGGAGCGTCGATGCTTTGAAACAACGCTATCAAGTCAAAAAAATGATTAAAGTTAAGTTTAGGAGTGGAACCCTGAATCCGAGTTCCTTATATGAAATTATTAGCATTGATAATGGATTGGCGAGTGTTCGGGTGTTGGGGTCAATATCTTGTGTTCTTGATGCACTGACAAAGCAATTGGAAGTAGAAGATATAGAAATGCAGGAAGAGTCAATTGACGATATTATCTTGAATATGTATCGGACGCTACAGATATGA
- a CDS encoding DegV family protein: MNKIAIVCDSSVSFTKDEVEAFGVYIAPLTITHNGKAYVDQVTITQDEVNDLLREHQIITTSQPNIGTMIDILTEIKAKDYDHVFILSIGTALSGSYSAFQHAVSDVEMDNVTVINTYSITGPVQQGVRAIRAMNEQGDSIDTIREYLEYIFDNQVSYVYPETLDQVVMSGRMSRSAQKIASLLRVKPILYLENKGEAIEKLGIARTDKKIFQLLVDDFIKNNVTPLTHDLYLLESEGMATVEAFRDYLFAKMGAFQNYVINLPAAVATHAGLGTIAVQWCPKLKR; encoded by the coding sequence ATGAATAAAATTGCAATCGTTTGTGACTCTTCAGTTTCATTTACAAAAGACGAAGTTGAAGCGTTTGGTGTTTATATTGCACCATTAACCATTACACACAATGGAAAAGCCTATGTTGACCAAGTGACCATTACTCAAGATGAAGTCAATGACTTGCTGCGTGAGCACCAAATTATCACGACATCGCAACCAAACATCGGAACAATGATTGATATACTTACAGAGATTAAAGCAAAAGACTATGATCATGTATTTATTTTAAGTATTGGAACTGCATTGTCGGGTTCATACTCAGCGTTCCAACATGCGGTATCGGATGTGGAAATGGATAATGTAACTGTAATCAATACATACTCAATTACAGGTCCAGTTCAACAAGGGGTTCGTGCAATTCGTGCAATGAATGAACAAGGCGACTCCATTGATACAATTCGTGAATATCTTGAATACATCTTCGATAATCAAGTTTCCTATGTTTATCCGGAAACACTTGACCAGGTCGTAATGAGTGGTCGTATGTCCCGTAGTGCACAAAAAATCGCATCCCTTTTACGTGTTAAACCAATTTTGTACCTTGAAAATAAAGGTGAGGCAATCGAAAAACTTGGAATTGCGCGTACAGATAAGAAAATATTCCAATTGCTTGTGGATGATTTCATTAAAAATAATGTAACACCATTGACGCATGACTTATATTTACTTGAGAGTGAGGGAATGGCTACCGTTGAAGCATTCCGTGATTATCTCTTTGCAAAAATGGGCGCGTTCCAAAATTACGTCATCAATTTACCTGCAGCAGTTGCGACACATGCTGGATTGGGAACAATCGCCGTTCAATGGTGTCCAAAGCTAAAACGTTAA
- a CDS encoding phosphoenolpyruvate carboxykinase (ATP), protein MPQNEKNDAFQSTVETAFYHNNVQTIDSVGEAYYLAANAPRTLVTDLPVKHTQELGLPKDARVLVDNNGSVVGRTAVARRIIGVDNDHDYTKILQDAIAMSHERHFVAAKAVVGLSDAFSMAAHVMVDHTDINNLYNFMINFEANASFTSQGTIFLYVDSTWTHPEFPKGLVILDPKSNSGAVLGLNYFGEIKKAVLSLAWHHAKTLNFVPCHGGLKQITHNGRSHTMAVFGLSGSGKSTITLAEHGPDFDVSVLHDDAFLINKETLETLALEPSYFDKTADYPMGHPAIDYFISVQNNGVTLDATGRRVLVTEDIRNGNGRTIKSRYWTKNRVDSLESPVQSIFWIMKDDAFPPLVKINDPVLASALGATMTTTRSNAENTDQVGQLVVEPYANPFRLYPLVDDYIAFKDLFKKQGVECYILNTGHFNGKKITPEVTLGAVEAVATQTATYEGFGPLKQMQIYKVEGFVPDFNDETYVERVKQSLALRNNYLSETTAWNWLPLETQTAIDTLCKSLQ, encoded by the coding sequence ATGCCACAGAACGAAAAGAACGATGCATTTCAAAGTACAGTTGAGACAGCATTTTACCATAATAATGTTCAAACCATAGATTCGGTGGGTGAAGCATACTATCTTGCCGCAAATGCTCCACGTACACTTGTTACTGATCTTCCTGTAAAGCACACCCAAGAGTTGGGATTACCCAAGGATGCCCGTGTTTTGGTGGACAACAATGGATCTGTTGTTGGACGAACGGCAGTTGCGCGACGGATTATCGGTGTTGACAATGATCATGATTATACAAAAATTCTTCAAGATGCGATAGCAATGAGTCATGAGCGCCATTTTGTCGCAGCAAAAGCCGTTGTAGGATTGAGTGACGCATTTTCAATGGCTGCGCATGTCATGGTTGATCATACAGACATCAACAATCTCTACAATTTTATGATTAACTTTGAGGCAAATGCTAGCTTTACCTCCCAAGGAACAATCTTTCTTTATGTTGATTCCACATGGACACACCCAGAATTCCCCAAAGGTCTCGTAATTCTTGATCCAAAGTCGAATTCGGGAGCTGTACTGGGTCTTAATTATTTTGGAGAAATTAAGAAAGCGGTACTTTCATTGGCATGGCACCATGCTAAAACGCTAAACTTTGTCCCATGTCATGGCGGACTCAAACAGATAACACACAATGGACGTTCCCATACAATGGCGGTTTTTGGGCTTTCAGGCTCGGGGAAATCAACCATTACACTTGCGGAACATGGTCCTGATTTTGATGTGAGTGTTCTTCACGATGATGCATTTTTAATTAATAAGGAAACACTTGAGACTTTGGCTCTTGAGCCATCATACTTCGACAAGACTGCGGATTATCCAATGGGACATCCTGCCATCGATTACTTTATAAGTGTCCAAAATAATGGTGTAACACTTGATGCTACTGGACGGCGTGTTCTTGTCACAGAGGATATCCGTAATGGGAATGGTCGAACCATCAAATCACGCTATTGGACAAAAAATCGTGTTGATAGTTTAGAATCACCTGTACAAAGTATTTTTTGGATTATGAAAGATGATGCGTTTCCGCCCTTGGTGAAGATTAACGATCCAGTTCTTGCTTCAGCATTGGGAGCGACAATGACAACAACACGTTCGAATGCTGAAAACACCGATCAGGTTGGTCAACTTGTTGTTGAACCCTATGCAAACCCATTCCGATTGTATCCTTTGGTTGATGATTATATAGCATTTAAAGATTTGTTTAAGAAACAAGGCGTCGAGTGTTATATTCTAAATACGGGACACTTCAATGGTAAGAAAATTACACCGGAAGTTACCCTTGGTGCAGTTGAAGCGGTTGCGACACAAACTGCAACCTATGAGGGATTTGGTCCACTCAAGCAAATGCAAATATATAAGGTTGAAGGGTTTGTTCCTGACTTTAACGATGAAACATACGTTGAACGTGTAAAGCAATCACTCGCACTTCGTAATAATTATTTATCAGAAACAACTGCTTGGAACTGGTTGCCATTAGAAACACAAACGGCTATTGATACACTTTGCAAATCGTTGCAATAA
- a CDS encoding ABC-2 family transporter protein, giving the protein MSIYHSLLRTRILAGLQYRGAAIAGMMTQFVWGFLSIMLFNVLGQGIMDPEDVATYVWLRQAFLALTAVWAMDASIFPMIESGEVAYECLRPINLYFLWFVRNIAHRISRCLLRFAPVIIVALVLPEPFRLTLPATPLHGLMFIVSLLMTMLLVVSVNMLMYVFTFFSKNSLGIRVIFMGIFDLLDGGTIPLPFFPEVFQRILSYTFFIGLQTTPLFIYLGQMNPLHGLLLQIIWFLIITGCGYFLLNIALREVEVYGG; this is encoded by the coding sequence ATGAGTATCTACCATTCACTGTTGCGGACGCGTATTCTAGCCGGCCTCCAATATAGAGGTGCTGCAATTGCGGGCATGATGACTCAGTTTGTGTGGGGATTTTTATCCATTATGCTTTTTAATGTCCTGGGTCAAGGAATTATGGATCCTGAGGATGTTGCAACATATGTGTGGCTACGCCAAGCCTTTTTGGCACTTACAGCAGTGTGGGCAATGGACGCATCAATTTTTCCGATGATTGAGAGTGGAGAAGTAGCATATGAGTGTTTGCGCCCCATCAACCTGTACTTTCTTTGGTTTGTGCGAAATATTGCCCATCGTATATCACGATGCCTTTTGCGATTTGCACCCGTTATCATCGTTGCGTTAGTACTGCCAGAACCTTTTCGATTGACATTACCTGCGACGCCATTGCATGGATTAATGTTTATTGTATCACTACTAATGACAATGCTTCTTGTGGTATCCGTTAATATGCTGATGTACGTATTTACATTCTTTTCAAAAAATTCATTGGGGATTCGCGTGATTTTTATGGGGATATTTGATTTGCTCGATGGTGGAACCATTCCACTTCCTTTCTTTCCGGAAGTGTTTCAAAGGATATTATCTTACACATTCTTTATTGGTCTTCAAACAACACCGCTTTTCATTTATCTTGGACAGATGAATCCGCTTCATGGATTGTTATTACAGATAATTTGGTTTTTGATTATAACGGGATGTGGATATTTTCTTTTGAACATTGCGCTAAGAGAGGTTGAAGTCTATGGTGGTTAA
- a CDS encoding SRPBCC family protein yields MEWKKKTTIEAPIEKVWRLFNEENYMRIMPQVVAYKKISSDPKTRTTIYEETYREGKREETYELTEVIEIDTETEKLRRFSFTVANAIVSKGSFHLKRIDENRTEFIYSGSNVGKNLFFKFVLRLSSKKANEKVVVDFMNRVKAEAQL; encoded by the coding sequence ATGGAATGGAAAAAGAAAACAACAATTGAAGCACCAATCGAGAAGGTTTGGCGTCTTTTTAATGAAGAGAACTACATGCGCATTATGCCACAAGTTGTAGCATACAAGAAAATTTCAAGCGATCCAAAGACACGAACAACAATTTATGAGGAAACGTATCGTGAAGGAAAGCGCGAAGAGACCTATGAACTAACCGAAGTGATTGAAATAGATACAGAAACAGAAAAATTGAGAAGATTTTCATTCACCGTTGCGAATGCGATTGTCTCAAAGGGAAGCTTTCATCTAAAACGGATTGACGAGAATCGTACTGAGTTTATTTACAGTGGCAGTAATGTTGGAAAAAACCTATTCTTCAAGTTTGTTTTGCGTCTGTCTTCGAAGAAAGCAAATGAAAAAGTCGTTGTCGATTTTATGAATCGCGTGAAGGCTGAGGCACAACTATAA